The Halomicronema hongdechloris C2206 genome includes a window with the following:
- the recN gene encoding DNA repair protein RecN — MLTSLHIENIALIDHLHLQLQPGLNVLTGETGAGKSIILDAIDALLGGKASQRLIRSGAKKAFLEATFTLSPDLKRWLQTHHPQIPLSHELVCSRDLTAGRGTVRSRSRLNGTLVNKAQIEALRPLLVEITAQGQTLQVGSPDRQRDWLDGFGGESLTRQRQQVTQLYNAALEAQRALERRRQAEQQRLEQLDLFDYQSRELTAANLDDPDELDQLQQERQRLSHSVELQQQSYQAYQILYENETGGEACADLLGKAESLLSDMFNFDPTIAPTLDLVSNALASVEEAGRQINAYGDTIESDPQRLQTVEERLSQLKQLIRKYDRSLAELIQYRDELQATLTAMEGDGQSLEALEQAYHTRRQHLLAACAELTHQRQQAAQSLEDTLVAELKPLAMERVQFQVDLRPMEPTATGADRVRFLFSPNPGEPLQPLAETASGGEMSRFLLALKTCFSRVDPVATLIFDEIDVGVSGRVAQAIAEKLHQIARQHQVLCVTHQPIVAAMADIHFQVDKQVVDASAQTGRAPGQGDPDDSVRTVVRVTPLDRSQQRQELAQLAGGQSHQQSLTFADALLAQADTIRQKK; from the coding sequence ATGCTAACCTCCCTTCACATCGAAAATATTGCCCTGATCGATCATCTCCATCTGCAGCTCCAACCTGGGCTGAATGTGCTCACCGGTGAAACCGGTGCCGGTAAGTCCATTATCCTGGATGCCATTGATGCCCTGTTGGGAGGCAAGGCCAGCCAGCGGTTAATCCGCAGCGGCGCCAAAAAGGCCTTTCTAGAGGCCACCTTTACCCTGTCACCCGATCTGAAACGTTGGCTGCAGACCCACCATCCCCAGATTCCCCTGAGTCATGAATTGGTCTGTAGCCGAGACCTCACCGCCGGGCGTGGCACCGTCCGCAGCCGCTCTCGCCTCAACGGCACCCTGGTCAATAAGGCCCAGATCGAAGCCCTACGCCCCCTGCTAGTCGAGATCACGGCCCAGGGACAGACCCTACAGGTGGGCTCCCCCGACCGGCAACGGGATTGGCTGGATGGCTTCGGGGGAGAATCTCTGACGCGGCAGCGCCAACAGGTGACCCAACTCTACAATGCGGCCCTAGAGGCTCAACGGGCCCTGGAACGCCGTCGCCAGGCCGAGCAACAGCGCTTGGAACAGCTGGACTTGTTTGACTATCAGAGCCGGGAGCTGACCGCGGCCAACCTAGACGATCCCGACGAACTAGACCAGCTGCAGCAAGAGCGGCAACGGCTGAGCCATAGTGTAGAGCTGCAGCAGCAAAGCTATCAGGCCTATCAGATCCTCTACGAGAACGAGACTGGCGGCGAGGCCTGCGCCGACCTGCTGGGCAAGGCAGAATCCCTGCTGAGCGACATGTTCAACTTCGACCCCACCATTGCCCCCACCCTGGATCTTGTCAGCAATGCCCTGGCCTCTGTGGAAGAGGCTGGTCGCCAGATCAACGCCTACGGTGACACCATCGAGAGCGATCCCCAGCGGCTGCAAACGGTGGAAGAGCGCCTCAGCCAGCTGAAGCAATTGATCCGCAAGTACGATCGATCCTTGGCGGAGTTAATCCAATATCGCGACGAGCTGCAGGCGACACTAACGGCCATGGAGGGCGACGGCCAGTCCCTAGAGGCCCTGGAGCAGGCCTATCACACCCGCCGCCAGCACCTACTGGCCGCCTGTGCCGAGTTAACCCACCAGCGCCAGCAAGCGGCCCAGTCACTAGAAGACACCCTGGTCGCCGAACTCAAACCCCTGGCCATGGAACGGGTGCAATTTCAGGTCGATCTGCGCCCCATGGAGCCCACGGCCACTGGAGCCGATAGGGTTCGCTTTCTGTTCAGTCCCAATCCAGGGGAACCATTGCAACCCCTGGCTGAGACTGCCTCTGGGGGGGAAATGAGCCGGTTTCTGTTAGCCCTAAAGACCTGCTTCTCGCGGGTAGATCCCGTAGCTACCTTGATTTTCGATGAAATCGATGTGGGCGTCTCAGGGCGGGTGGCCCAGGCCATTGCCGAGAAGTTGCATCAGATTGCCCGTCAGCATCAGGTGCTCTGCGTCACCCATCAACCCATCGTGGCGGCCATGGCCGACATCCATTTCCAGGTGGATAAGCAGGTCGTCGATGCCTCGGCCCAGACTGGTCGAGCCCCGGGCCAGGGCGACCCTGACGATAGCGTGCGTACCGTGGTGCGAGTAACTCCCCTAGATCGGTCGCAGCAACGGCAAGAACTGGCCCAACTGGCTGGCGGTCAATCCCATCAACAATCCCTCACCTTTGCCGATGCCCTGCTGGCCCAGGCCGATACTATTCGTCAGAAAAAATAA